The Planctomicrobium piriforme genome includes a window with the following:
- a CDS encoding 3-keto-disaccharide hydrolase, with product MDLNALSFGSHRQAGRLTGGLICLLLCTAAAAGGADTVSPPAANDRITLSGRFPGETWQFFSGKKDARLEETWKIINDADSGQPVLICTGEPHGYIQTARSFAAFEMELEWRYPRDANGNSGILLFVNGEPRLWPASVQVQLYQPEAGSTFPNGSAKTGNELRKVPPLSKPVNNWNRCHIVCRAGTVTVTINGQKVGEVTGCDPQSGAIGLQSEGSEIHFRNVVIRPLPMDLASQGGVTTLKSLPQASNDAVLATEPLQLVPPVDVVP from the coding sequence ATGGATTTGAATGCTCTCAGCTTTGGCAGCCATCGGCAGGCAGGACGCCTGACGGGGGGCCTGATTTGTCTGTTGCTCTGCACGGCCGCAGCGGCCGGCGGCGCCGACACGGTTTCTCCGCCTGCTGCGAACGACCGCATCACACTGAGCGGGCGTTTCCCTGGAGAAACCTGGCAGTTCTTCTCCGGGAAGAAGGACGCTCGTCTCGAAGAGACGTGGAAGATCATCAATGATGCAGACTCTGGCCAGCCGGTTCTGATCTGCACTGGCGAACCGCACGGCTACATCCAGACGGCCCGTTCGTTTGCCGCATTCGAGATGGAACTGGAATGGCGCTATCCCCGAGACGCCAATGGAAACAGCGGCATTCTGCTGTTTGTAAACGGCGAACCCCGGTTGTGGCCGGCGTCGGTTCAGGTCCAGCTCTACCAGCCTGAAGCCGGAAGTACGTTCCCCAATGGAAGTGCAAAAACCGGGAACGAGCTTCGCAAGGTTCCGCCCCTTTCCAAGCCGGTGAACAACTGGAATCGCTGCCACATCGTCTGCCGGGCAGGGACGGTCACTGTCACGATCAATGGACAGAAGGTCGGCGAAGTGACCGGCTGTGATCCGCAATCAGGTGCGATCGGGCTACAGAGCGAAGGTTCCGAGATTCATTTCCGGAACGTAGTGATTCGCCCGTTGCCGATGGATCTGGCAAGCCAGGGGGGCGTGACGACGCTGAAGTCGCTCCCTCAGGCATCGAACGACGCAGTCCTCGCGACCGAACCACTGCAACTCGTTCCGCCGGTCGACGTCGTTCCGTGA
- a CDS encoding sigma-54 interaction domain-containing protein, with the protein MNGSGLQRWAISALAALAVLYCLVVLWYVPTQFSLPLGCLLTNTESEGTPPRGLEIRDVSLLKGLDGKIRGITPEVGDHIIAAAGRPIRSFADWVRLHRDLRSWKIDSAARISFGKDPTEDSALSNLAVFEYPDKSRVVVVWFLRPGSPKPLQACLPLVGQPIFSVSATLLWFVLELCVLIMGAVAYWNRPFDQPLRTFVALSALTLVAFVGGSHWWLIAGNPWLTIIFSVAGTLLPAVLLHFFLVYPYPVSWYADNQPASTRLLYLIPGLAAAGLSVMILATSILSGEHGNGPFAQTIARLTGETAAAIVPRLRSSIYLVFGIGVTYFLLSLLAIRRSLQVARNPFERNQVRSLLWAALAATALITYTMYLAVTDQVEFALGAARLPMFGASLAFMLAYAIGIARYKLLLIDQVVSKGAWYYFASAGLALIFSALIAIGAMHALHQDLSLFGQTAPLILVLMTAVLILIWVRDSLQRNLDRRFFSEKYQLDKALNRMNRVVSSVLEPEAVADSLLTSCQEILQVQHVTLYLRKGVRMDFRMFTARGRGDLPQQITLDAEVFESLTQDLVLQRVAHSATPAQQLLRTLKSEVIYGLEMQGQLGGLLALGAKPNNLHFSAEDLAFVGAMGRISGVALHCATVQQDVTRLNQDLQLKLGKIEDQERKLSVLQNELATLSKLPTPSAVETEFRREGIRGNSPAILSVLETVRKVASSESSVLIRGESGTGKELLARSIHENSPRRNGPLVAVHCAALSPTLLESELFGHVKGAFTDARQDKPGRFQLANGGTLFLDEIGDISLDVQVKLLRVLQERVFEPVGSTQTVPADVRIVTATHRNLEQLIASGRFREDLFYRLNVISITLPPLRDRQEDLYELAVHFLRRSSAKSSKSVLHINDEAMKCLHNYHWQGNIRELENVIERAVVLAEGTSIRVEDLPVEIREAPPWPQASGESPRPAVESLVSRTGQLAVRRKSLNKQDDERRALVAALDECGGNKAEAARLLGIPRSTFFSKLKKHGLG; encoded by the coding sequence ATGAACGGTTCGGGACTTCAACGCTGGGCGATTTCGGCGCTGGCGGCCCTCGCTGTTCTTTATTGTCTTGTCGTTCTCTGGTACGTCCCGACGCAGTTCTCGTTGCCGCTGGGCTGCCTGCTCACCAATACCGAGTCAGAAGGAACGCCCCCGCGAGGACTCGAAATCCGCGACGTCAGCCTGCTCAAAGGGCTCGACGGCAAGATCCGGGGAATCACCCCTGAAGTCGGCGACCACATCATCGCCGCTGCCGGGCGACCGATTCGCTCCTTCGCCGACTGGGTCCGGCTCCACCGCGACCTCCGCAGTTGGAAGATCGATTCGGCCGCGCGGATCTCATTCGGTAAAGATCCGACGGAAGACAGCGCGCTCTCCAACCTCGCTGTGTTCGAATATCCCGACAAGTCGCGGGTGGTCGTCGTCTGGTTCCTGCGGCCGGGTAGCCCGAAGCCGTTGCAGGCCTGCCTGCCGCTGGTCGGCCAGCCGATCTTCAGCGTCTCCGCCACGCTGCTGTGGTTCGTGCTGGAATTGTGCGTCCTCATCATGGGGGCGGTCGCCTACTGGAATCGTCCGTTCGATCAGCCGCTGAGGACGTTTGTCGCCTTGTCTGCTCTGACGCTCGTGGCCTTCGTCGGCGGCAGTCACTGGTGGCTGATCGCCGGGAATCCCTGGCTGACAATCATTTTCTCGGTCGCCGGTACGCTGCTGCCTGCGGTGCTGCTGCATTTCTTTCTGGTCTATCCGTACCCGGTCTCGTGGTATGCGGACAACCAGCCGGCAAGTACCCGTCTGCTGTATCTCATCCCCGGGCTGGCGGCGGCAGGGTTGTCGGTGATGATTCTGGCGACCAGCATTCTGTCGGGAGAGCACGGGAACGGGCCGTTCGCCCAGACGATCGCCCGTTTGACCGGCGAAACCGCGGCGGCAATTGTTCCTCGACTGCGAAGCAGCATCTATCTGGTCTTCGGGATTGGGGTGACGTACTTCCTGCTGTCGCTGTTGGCGATCCGCCGCAGTCTGCAGGTGGCCAGAAATCCGTTCGAGCGAAATCAGGTGCGGTCGCTGCTCTGGGCAGCGCTCGCGGCCACGGCGCTCATCACCTATACGATGTATCTGGCAGTCACCGATCAGGTCGAATTCGCCCTCGGCGCCGCGCGATTGCCGATGTTCGGGGCGAGCCTGGCATTCATGCTGGCGTATGCGATCGGAATCGCACGCTACAAGCTGCTGCTCATCGATCAGGTGGTCTCGAAGGGGGCTTGGTACTACTTCGCCAGTGCGGGTCTGGCGCTGATTTTCTCGGCCTTGATTGCGATCGGCGCGATGCATGCCCTGCATCAGGACCTGTCGCTATTCGGTCAGACGGCCCCGCTGATCCTGGTTTTGATGACGGCCGTTTTGATTTTGATCTGGGTCCGGGACTCGCTGCAGCGAAACCTCGACCGCCGGTTCTTCAGCGAGAAATACCAGCTCGATAAAGCGCTCAACCGCATGAATCGAGTTGTCTCCAGCGTGCTGGAGCCAGAAGCGGTCGCCGACAGTTTGTTGACCTCCTGCCAGGAAATTCTGCAGGTGCAACATGTCACGCTGTATCTGCGAAAGGGGGTCCGCATGGACTTCCGGATGTTCACCGCCCGCGGACGGGGCGATCTCCCGCAACAGATCACGCTCGATGCGGAAGTCTTCGAATCACTGACGCAGGATCTGGTGCTGCAACGGGTCGCACACAGCGCCACGCCGGCCCAGCAACTGCTGCGAACCCTGAAATCGGAAGTGATTTACGGGCTGGAAATGCAGGGGCAATTGGGGGGCCTGCTGGCGCTGGGGGCGAAGCCCAACAACCTGCATTTCTCGGCAGAAGACCTGGCCTTCGTCGGGGCGATGGGCCGCATCTCGGGCGTGGCCCTGCACTGCGCCACCGTCCAGCAGGACGTCACGCGACTGAATCAAGACCTGCAGTTGAAGCTCGGCAAGATCGAAGACCAGGAACGCAAGCTGTCGGTATTACAGAACGAACTGGCGACGCTGTCCAAGCTCCCCACTCCCTCCGCGGTGGAAACCGAATTTCGTCGCGAGGGAATTCGCGGCAACTCGCCTGCAATTCTGTCGGTGCTGGAAACAGTGCGGAAAGTGGCGAGCAGCGAATCGTCGGTGTTGATCCGCGGCGAAAGCGGGACCGGCAAGGAATTGCTGGCTCGATCGATCCATGAGAACAGCCCCCGTCGTAACGGCCCGCTGGTGGCGGTTCACTGTGCGGCGCTCTCCCCGACGCTGCTCGAAAGCGAATTGTTCGGCCATGTGAAAGGGGCCTTCACCGACGCCCGGCAGGACAAGCCGGGACGTTTTCAGTTGGCGAATGGCGGCACTCTGTTCCTCGACGAAATCGGCGACATCTCGCTTGATGTGCAGGTCAAACTGTTGCGGGTGCTGCAGGAACGGGTGTTCGAGCCGGTCGGCAGCACTCAGACGGTGCCTGCTGACGTACGAATCGTCACCGCCACGCATCGGAATCTGGAGCAGCTGATTGCCAGCGGACGTTTTCGCGAAGACCTTTTCTACCGGCTCAACGTCATCAGCATCACTCTGCCGCCGCTGCGGGATCGTCAGGAAGACCTGTACGAACTGGCGGTGCATTTCCTGCGACGATCGAGCGCCAAAAGCAGCAAAAGCGTGCTGCATATCAATGACGAGGCGATGAAGTGCCTGCACAATTATCACTGGCAGGGGAACATCCGCGAGCTGGAAAACGTGATCGAACGGGCCGTGGTGCTGGCGGAAGGGACTTCAATTCGGGTCGAAGACCTTCCGGTCGAAATCCGCGAAGCCCCTCCCTGGCCGCAGGCAAGCGGTGAATCGCCAAGACCTGCGGTCGAAAGTCTGGTCAGCCGGACAGGGCAACTGGCTGTCCGCCGCAAGTCCCTGAACAAACAAGACGACGAACGCCGGGCACTGGTGGCGGCGCTCGATGAATGTGGCGGCAACAAGGCCGAAGCCGCGCGACTGCTGGGCATTCCGCGCAGCACGTTCTTCAGCAAGCTCAAGAAACACGGTTTGGGCTGA
- the acnA gene encoding aconitate hydratase AcnA: MSGTNPFGAESTLKTLAGDFKIHRLEKLTEMGLGDVSRLPFSIRVLLESALRCCDGYIVSEQDVKNVLNWRPKQAEPTEIPFMPGRVVLQDFTGVPAVVDLAALRAAMVRMGGDPKKINPLVPCDLVIDHSVQVDAFASDGALQENLDLEFERNQERYQFLKWGQKAFQNFRVVPPATGIVHQVNLEYLAGAVLARDGVAFPDSLVGTDSHTTMINGLGVVGWGVGGIEAEAVMLGQPIYMLLPEVVGFKLKGELPEGATATDLVLTATQMLRRHGVVGKFVEFYGPGLASMSLPDRATIANMAPEYGATMGFFPVDDETLRYLERTGRSKEQIDLVEKYYKAQGMFRTAESPEPEFSTTMELDLACIEPSMAGPKRPQDRILLTGMKAQWEQDLSSTFGKLTNTADSTPASMADEGGLAAATVVANDPGLDGVPVEYAGEAFKLKHGAVVIAAITSCTNTSNPSVMIAAGLVARNAVKKGLIRQPWVKSSLAPGSRVVTDYLLRAGLTSSLDALGFQLVGYGCTTCIGNSGPLPDPIADAVSKNDLVVCSVLSGNRNFEGRVNPHVKANYLASPPLVVAYAIAGTTDIDLTTEPIGHDQAGDPVYLSELWPSQKEISDTIAAAMSPEMFINEYSKASLGPPEWQAIEGGEGDLFDWVESSTYVQEPPFFVDIPKEPQPIKGITGARVLVSVGDSCTTDHISPAGAIKKDSPAGKFLQEHGVAPKDFNSYGSRRGNDRIMTRGTFANIRLRNQVAPGTEGGVTKYLPTNEVTSIYEASMKYQAAGTPLLVLAGKEYGTGSSRDWAAKGTQQLGIKFVLAESYERIHRSNLIGMGVLPLQFRPGESREALELDGTEIYDVALSDDLKPGQAVEVSAKTASGEEVHFVTTCRIDTPVEVDYYRNGGILHTVLRNLLKS, translated from the coding sequence ATGAGCGGAACGAATCCCTTCGGCGCTGAATCGACTCTGAAAACACTGGCCGGCGATTTCAAAATCCATCGCCTCGAAAAACTGACTGAAATGGGTCTGGGCGATGTTTCCCGACTCCCCTTTTCGATTCGCGTGCTGCTGGAATCGGCCCTCCGCTGCTGCGACGGCTACATCGTCAGCGAGCAGGACGTGAAAAACGTTCTGAACTGGCGTCCCAAGCAGGCCGAGCCGACGGAAATTCCGTTCATGCCGGGCCGCGTGGTGTTGCAGGACTTCACCGGCGTGCCGGCGGTCGTCGACCTGGCGGCGCTGCGTGCGGCCATGGTCCGCATGGGGGGCGATCCGAAGAAGATCAATCCGCTGGTCCCCTGCGACCTCGTCATCGACCACAGCGTGCAGGTCGACGCGTTCGCGTCCGATGGGGCGTTACAGGAAAACCTGGACCTCGAATTTGAACGAAATCAGGAACGCTATCAGTTCCTCAAGTGGGGCCAGAAGGCGTTTCAGAACTTTCGCGTCGTCCCGCCGGCGACCGGCATTGTGCATCAGGTGAACCTCGAATATCTGGCCGGCGCGGTGCTCGCCCGTGACGGCGTCGCCTTCCCGGATTCGCTCGTCGGCACCGATTCGCATACGACCATGATCAACGGCCTCGGGGTCGTGGGCTGGGGCGTGGGGGGGATCGAAGCCGAAGCAGTCATGCTCGGGCAGCCGATTTACATGCTGCTGCCGGAAGTGGTCGGTTTCAAACTCAAGGGAGAACTGCCGGAAGGGGCCACCGCCACCGACCTGGTGCTGACGGCGACGCAAATGCTGCGTCGGCACGGCGTGGTCGGCAAGTTCGTCGAGTTCTACGGACCGGGCCTGGCGAGCATGTCGCTTCCTGATCGTGCGACGATTGCCAACATGGCCCCGGAATACGGCGCCACGATGGGCTTCTTCCCCGTCGACGACGAAACGCTGCGTTACCTCGAACGGACCGGCCGTTCGAAAGAGCAGATCGACCTCGTCGAGAAGTACTACAAGGCCCAAGGCATGTTCCGCACGGCGGAATCGCCCGAGCCTGAGTTCAGCACCACGATGGAACTCGATCTCGCCTGCATCGAACCCTCGATGGCCGGCCCCAAGCGTCCGCAAGACCGCATTCTGCTGACCGGCATGAAAGCCCAGTGGGAGCAGGATCTGTCGAGTACGTTCGGCAAGTTGACCAACACCGCCGATTCGACTCCCGCCAGCATGGCCGACGAAGGCGGGCTGGCCGCCGCGACGGTCGTTGCGAATGATCCCGGACTCGATGGCGTCCCGGTTGAGTATGCAGGCGAAGCCTTCAAGCTGAAACATGGCGCGGTGGTCATCGCGGCCATCACCAGTTGCACGAATACCAGCAATCCGAGCGTGATGATTGCCGCTGGCCTGGTCGCTCGTAACGCCGTCAAGAAGGGTCTCATTCGCCAGCCGTGGGTGAAGTCGTCGCTCGCGCCGGGGAGTCGCGTGGTGACCGATTATCTCCTTCGCGCGGGTTTGACCTCGTCGCTCGACGCCTTGGGCTTCCAGCTCGTGGGCTACGGCTGCACCACCTGCATCGGCAATAGCGGTCCCTTGCCCGATCCCATTGCCGACGCCGTCAGCAAGAACGACCTGGTCGTCTGCTCGGTCCTCTCCGGCAACCGCAACTTCGAAGGCCGCGTGAATCCGCATGTGAAAGCGAATTACCTCGCGAGCCCGCCGCTGGTGGTGGCCTATGCCATCGCCGGGACGACCGACATCGATCTGACCACCGAACCGATCGGCCACGACCAGGCCGGCGATCCGGTATATCTCTCTGAGCTCTGGCCGTCGCAGAAGGAAATTTCTGACACCATCGCAGCCGCCATGTCGCCTGAGATGTTCATCAATGAATACTCCAAGGCATCCCTCGGGCCTCCGGAGTGGCAGGCGATCGAAGGGGGCGAAGGGGATTTGTTCGACTGGGTCGAAAGCAGCACCTATGTGCAGGAGCCGCCGTTCTTCGTCGATATCCCGAAAGAACCGCAGCCGATCAAGGGGATCACCGGCGCTCGCGTGCTGGTCAGCGTGGGGGATTCCTGCACGACCGACCACATCAGCCCGGCCGGGGCGATCAAGAAAGATTCGCCCGCCGGCAAGTTCCTGCAGGAACACGGGGTCGCGCCGAAAGACTTCAACAGCTACGGCAGCCGTCGCGGCAACGACCGCATCATGACCCGCGGCACGTTCGCCAACATCCGTCTCCGCAATCAGGTGGCCCCCGGCACCGAAGGGGGCGTCACCAAGTATCTTCCCACGAACGAAGTGACCTCCATTTACGAAGCCTCGATGAAGTATCAGGCCGCTGGGACGCCACTGCTGGTCCTGGCAGGCAAAGAGTACGGCACCGGGTCATCCCGCGACTGGGCCGCGAAGGGAACGCAGCAGCTCGGCATCAAGTTTGTCCTCGCTGAAAGCTACGAGCGAATTCACCGTTCCAACCTAATCGGGATGGGCGTGCTGCCGTTGCAGTTCCGGCCAGGCGAAAGCCGCGAGGCGCTCGAACTCGACGGCACCGAGATCTACGACGTGGCTCTGTCCGACGACCTCAAACCTGGCCAGGCTGTGGAAGTCTCCGCGAAGACGGCCTCAGGCGAGGAAGTCCACTTCGTCACGACCTGCCGGATCGATACGCCGGTCGAAGTCGACTACTACCGCAACGGCGGGATTCTGCACACCGTGCTGCGGAACCTGCTGAAGAGTTAG
- a CDS encoding rhodanese-like domain-containing protein gives MSGSQFPLEIDIAGVSKLLAHGEDFLFLDCREQSEYETARIDGTTLLPMSEIQERVDELHPAKDQRVVIHCHHGGRSLRVARWLRGQGFEKAQSMAGGIDAWSEQVDPSVPRY, from the coding sequence ATGTCCGGCTCACAATTCCCGCTCGAAATTGATATCGCCGGCGTTTCGAAACTGCTGGCTCATGGTGAAGATTTCCTGTTCCTCGATTGCCGCGAGCAGTCGGAGTATGAGACCGCCCGCATCGACGGGACGACGCTGCTGCCGATGAGCGAGATTCAGGAACGGGTGGACGAACTACACCCGGCAAAAGACCAGCGGGTGGTTATTCACTGCCACCACGGCGGCCGCAGCCTGCGGGTCGCCAGATGGCTGCGCGGCCAGGGCTTCGAAAAAGCCCAAAGCATGGCCGGCGGCATCGATGCGTGGTCAGAGCAAGTCGACCCAAGCGTCCCGCGGTATTGA
- a CDS encoding class I SAM-dependent methyltransferase yields the protein MANVVNDLKTLWHLVARRASGSTHQERLESFYSGQANGYDDFRRRMLHSRQEMIQSVPVPQGGVWVDLGAGTGENAEHLGPRINDLSKMYLVDLSTSLLEQAQARVQARGWQNVVPVCHDATTFVPPEGSVDVVTFSYSLTMIPDWFRAMDHAYSLLKPGGSIGIVDFFVARKYPGDGHTPHGWSTRTFWPPWFGSDNVFLSPDHIPYLKNKFETVMLSERRGKIPYLPFVRAPHYVFIGKKRAE from the coding sequence GTGGCGAACGTCGTCAACGATCTGAAAACCCTGTGGCATCTGGTCGCCCGTCGTGCGAGCGGTTCGACGCATCAGGAACGCCTCGAAAGCTTCTATTCAGGTCAGGCCAACGGCTATGACGACTTCCGTCGCCGCATGCTCCACAGCCGGCAGGAAATGATTCAGAGCGTTCCTGTCCCGCAGGGTGGCGTGTGGGTCGATCTCGGCGCCGGGACCGGCGAAAACGCCGAGCATCTCGGCCCCCGCATCAATGACCTGTCGAAGATGTATCTGGTCGATCTGTCGACCTCGCTGCTCGAACAGGCCCAGGCCCGCGTACAGGCCCGCGGCTGGCAGAACGTCGTCCCGGTCTGTCACGACGCGACCACGTTTGTTCCGCCTGAAGGTTCCGTCGACGTCGTCACGTTTTCCTATTCGCTGACGATGATTCCCGACTGGTTTCGGGCGATGGACCATGCTTACAGCCTGCTGAAGCCAGGCGGCTCGATCGGCATCGTCGACTTCTTCGTCGCCCGAAAATATCCCGGCGACGGGCATACGCCGCACGGCTGGAGTACCAGAACGTTCTGGCCGCCGTGGTTCGGCAGTGACAACGTGTTCCTCAGCCCTGACCACATTCCGTACTTGAAGAACAAATTCGAGACGGTGATGCTCAGCGAGCGCCGCGGAAAGATCCCGTATCTGCCGTTCGTGCGCGCTCCGCACTATGTGTTCATCGGGAAGAAACGCGCGGAGTGA
- a CDS encoding DUF3419 family protein, giving the protein MPLERISRTCFNLIHGKNLVYNQCWEDPRLDRVALEFTPDDEVLVITSAGCNALDYALAGSKHVYAVDMNFRQNALLELKKAGIKKLDYEQFFDLFGKGQLKSWKTVYPQLLRPELPEAAQRFWDQNGDFFSGGTRRSSFYFRGTSGLFAWMVNGYINRVARIRHSINEILEAKTVEEQKEIYKRAKLKEALFRPLIQWMLRRDTTMALLGVPRSQRKQLDRDYPGGIAQFIVDRIETVFTRLPLSDNYFWRVYLTGQYTPECCPEYLKEANFSKLKGGVADNVTTHTDSVLGFLNTHPGKISRYILLDHMDWLYSHHRDVLAAEWQGIVDHAAPNTKLIWRSAGLSVDFVDPIEVQVNGGKAHMSELLHYKPELAAELHPIDRVNTYGSFYIADLKT; this is encoded by the coding sequence ATGCCGCTGGAACGCATCAGCCGCACCTGCTTCAATCTCATTCACGGCAAAAACCTCGTCTACAACCAGTGTTGGGAAGATCCCCGTCTGGATCGAGTGGCGCTGGAATTCACACCCGATGACGAAGTGCTGGTGATTACGTCGGCCGGTTGCAACGCTCTCGACTATGCGCTCGCGGGCTCAAAGCATGTTTACGCCGTCGACATGAACTTCCGGCAGAACGCGCTGCTCGAACTCAAAAAGGCCGGCATCAAGAAGCTGGACTACGAACAGTTCTTCGATCTGTTCGGCAAAGGACAGCTCAAAAGCTGGAAGACTGTTTATCCCCAACTGCTCCGTCCCGAACTCCCGGAAGCAGCGCAGCGGTTCTGGGACCAGAACGGCGATTTCTTCTCAGGCGGCACCCGTCGCAGCAGTTTCTATTTCCGCGGCACCTCGGGCCTGTTCGCGTGGATGGTCAACGGCTACATCAATCGGGTTGCCCGGATTCGCCATTCGATCAACGAGATTCTCGAGGCGAAAACGGTCGAAGAGCAGAAAGAAATCTACAAGCGGGCAAAGCTGAAGGAGGCGCTGTTCCGTCCCCTGATTCAGTGGATGCTCCGCCGCGACACCACCATGGCCCTGCTGGGCGTCCCCCGCAGTCAGCGCAAGCAGCTCGATCGTGACTACCCGGGCGGCATCGCCCAGTTTATCGTCGACCGGATCGAAACCGTGTTCACGCGGTTGCCGCTGTCAGACAACTACTTCTGGCGAGTCTATCTCACCGGCCAGTACACCCCCGAATGCTGCCCCGAGTATCTCAAGGAAGCGAACTTCTCGAAGCTGAAGGGGGGCGTCGCCGACAACGTGACGACCCATACCGACTCGGTACTGGGGTTCCTGAACACCCACCCCGGAAAGATCTCTCGCTATATTCTGCTCGACCACATGGACTGGCTGTACAGCCATCATCGCGATGTGCTCGCCGCGGAATGGCAGGGGATCGTCGACCACGCTGCGCCGAACACCAAACTCATCTGGCGGAGCGCCGGGCTCTCGGTCGACTTCGTCGATCCTATCGAAGTTCAGGTGAACGGCGGCAAAGCCCACATGAGCGAACTGCTCCACTACAAGCCCGAACTGGCCGCGGAGCTGCACCCGATCGACCGTGTGAACACCTACGGCAGCTTCTACATCGCAGATTTGAAGACGTAA